The following are from one region of the Silene latifolia isolate original U9 population chromosome 9, ASM4854445v1, whole genome shotgun sequence genome:
- the LOC141598826 gene encoding uncharacterized protein LOC141598826: protein MYTARSLTYYRNAPGTLSQPPEGPNSGYLVIQDEESTGTRFFGLLKDPEIKDLPFPQNKLLIVLHSSGTVEHRHVSHDEVYLIPVINQPLSSNLYYAIKPDGKHKGETYASSKEEDVTILCCGIRSIKDAKPSSFDSQDIYQQFRFSTPTPTWRDPSTLLAKSFAPNGHPPHFLRRKAWTLCGKTPRNFTLREVSGLNPSLRAHLPDFNFPFSQQCCTPPLVVGTWYCPFMFIIEGTEKERVKNSVFYEMTLEQRWERVFSVDNNDYGHANKVTVDIVVPTEVARIGGQEEALAYMNNDNKVVWFKTRDREVGLSKLIVDRIMWEEERVGWVKLIEDKQVRVVKEEVYEGVNGWRNFGCYVLVESFVLKRNDGSIVMTYDFMHTHQLRSKWE, encoded by the exons ATGTATACAGCTAGGTCATTAACTTACTACCGGAACGCGCCGGGGACTTTGTCGCAACCACCGGAAGGTCCAAATTCCGGTTATTTAGTGATCCAAGACGAGGAGTCGACGGGTACCCGTTTCTTTGGATTATTAAAGGACCCAGAGATTAAGGATCTACCATTTCCTCAAAACAAACTCCTGATTGTACTACACAGTTCAGGAACTGTTGAACATCGACATGTTAGCCATGATGAAGTCTATTTGATTCCTGTTATTAATCAACCATTGTCTTCTAATCTCTATTACGCCATTAAACCTGATGGAAAACATAAAGG GGAAACATATGCAAGTTCAAAAGAAGAAGACGTGACTATACTCTGTTGTGGCATCCGAAGCATTAAAGATGCAAAACCAAGTTCATTTGATTCCCAAGACATCTATCAACAATTCCGTTTTTCTACACCTACACCAACATGGCGCGACCCGTCCACGCTCTTAGCCAAATCTTTTGCTCCAAATGGACACCCTCCACATTTCTTACGTCGGAAAGCTTGGACACTTTGTGGTAAAACCCCACGTAATTTCACTCTTCGTGAAGTTTCTGGCCTTAACCCGTCTCTTCGAGCTCATTTACCCGACTTCAACTTCCCATTTTCCCAACAATGTTGTACACCACCCTTGGTGGTTGGTACTTGGTATTGTCCCTTCATGTTCATCATTGAGGGGACGGAAAAAGAGCGGGTTAAAAACTCGGTTTTTTATGAGATGACACTTGAGCAAAGATGGGAGCGAGTTTTTAGTGTCGATAATAATGATTATGGTCATGCAAATAAGGTTACAGTCGATATTGTTGTTCCGACTGAGGTGGCTAGAATTGGTGGACAAGAGGAAGCATTAGCCTATATGAACAATGATAATAAAGTGGTGTGGTTTAAGACTAGAGATAGAGAGGTGGGATTAAGCAAGTTAATTGTGGATAGAATTATGTGGGAAGAAGAAAGAGTTGGATGGGTTAAACTTATAGAGGATAAGCAAGTGAGGGTGGTTAAGGAAGAAGTGTACGAGGGAGTGAATGGTTGGAGGAATTTTGGATGTTATGTTTTGGTTGAGAGTTTTGTATTGAAGAGGAATGATGGAAGTATTGTGATGACTTATGATTTCATGCATACTCATCAATTAAGAAGTAAATGGGAGTAA